In a single window of the Orenia metallireducens genome:
- a CDS encoding 6-phospho-beta-glucosidase: MATKRGLKIATIGGGSSYTPEIVEGFIKRYDELPVKDLYLVDIEEGKWKLDIVGKLAQRMVEEAGVDMKIHLTLDRREAIKDADFVTTQFRVGLLDARIRDEKIPLRYNCIGQETTGAGGLAKALRTIPVILDICKDIEELAPDAWLINFTNPSGIITETVNKHTNVKSIGLCNVPVKMHMISADILGVDRAGVRMDLVGLNHLVWGRDVIYKGESKIDEVIEKLIFGQGKEVENIPDFGWGDDLLKSLGMMPCPYHRYYYLTAKMLEEEIDSAKTKGTRGEVVKKVEAELFELYKDPNLKVKPKQLEQRGGQYYSDAACDLISAIYNDKGTIHYVNIQNNGTVDCLPNDSAIERTCYVDKEGAHPLNVKPLPSKVKGLLQVVNEYEALAVEAGVYGDYDAALQALVIHPLVESSIAKPLLDDIIKENIDYLPQFKAVVESGRVK, from the coding sequence ATGGCAACTAAAAGAGGCTTGAAGATTGCAACAATTGGTGGAGGAAGTAGTTATACTCCTGAGATAGTTGAAGGTTTTATCAAAAGATATGATGAACTTCCAGTTAAAGATTTATATTTAGTAGATATTGAAGAGGGTAAGTGGAAATTAGATATCGTTGGAAAGCTAGCTCAAAGAATGGTTGAAGAGGCTGGAGTAGATATGAAGATTCACTTAACTTTAGATAGAAGAGAAGCCATTAAAGATGCAGACTTTGTAACAACTCAATTTAGGGTAGGTTTATTAGATGCCAGAATTAGAGATGAGAAGATTCCATTAAGGTATAACTGTATCGGTCAAGAGACTACAGGAGCAGGTGGATTAGCTAAGGCTTTAAGAACTATTCCTGTAATCTTAGATATCTGTAAGGATATTGAAGAGTTAGCTCCAGATGCATGGTTAATTAACTTTACTAACCCAAGTGGAATCATTACAGAAACTGTTAATAAGCATACAAATGTAAAATCTATCGGTCTATGTAATGTTCCAGTTAAGATGCATATGATCAGTGCTGATATCTTAGGTGTAGATAGAGCAGGTGTGAGAATGGATCTAGTAGGATTAAATCACCTTGTCTGGGGGAGAGATGTTATCTACAAAGGTGAAAGTAAGATTGATGAGGTAATTGAAAAGTTAATCTTTGGTCAAGGAAAAGAGGTTGAAAATATTCCTGATTTTGGATGGGGAGATGATCTTCTTAAGTCATTAGGCATGATGCCTTGTCCATACCACAGATACTATTATCTAACAGCTAAGATGCTAGAAGAAGAGATAGATTCTGCTAAGACTAAAGGAACTCGTGGAGAGGTAGTTAAAAAGGTAGAAGCAGAGCTATTTGAATTATACAAAGACCCAAATTTAAAAGTGAAACCAAAGCAATTAGAGCAACGTGGAGGTCAATATTACTCTGATGCTGCTTGTGATTTAATCAGTGCAATCTATAATGATAAAGGAACAATTCATTATGTTAATATCCAAAATAATGGAACAGTAGATTGTTTACCAAATGATTCAGCAATCGAAAGGACTTGTTATGTAGATAAAGAAGGTGCACATCCATTAAATGTTAAACCATTACCTTCTAAAGTAAAAGGTTTATTACAAGTAGTAAATGAGTATGAAGCATTGGCTGTAGAGGCAGGGGTATATGGAGATTATGATGCTGCATTACAAGCGTTAGTTATTCATCCATTGGTAGAAAGCAGTATTGCTAAGCCATTATTAGATGATATTATCAAAGAGAATATTGATTATCTACCTCAATTTAAAGCTGTAGTTGAGTCTGGTAGAGTAAAATAG
- a CDS encoding PTS lactose/cellobiose transporter subunit IIA — MSSEEIIFTIITEAGNAKGIAFEALALAREGKFEEAEAKLKECNQFFHNAHDIQTELITKEAQGEKTEVGILMVHAQDHLATATLTKDLVTEMIKMQREIYELKKAGDC, encoded by the coding sequence ATGAGTTCTGAAGAGATAATCTTTACTATTATAACAGAAGCAGGTAATGCCAAAGGGATAGCTTTTGAAGCTTTAGCATTAGCAAGAGAAGGTAAGTTTGAAGAAGCAGAGGCAAAATTAAAAGAATGTAATCAGTTTTTCCATAATGCTCATGACATTCAAACTGAGCTAATTACTAAAGAAGCACAAGGTGAGAAGACTGAGGTAGGTATTTTGATGGTTCATGCTCAAGACCATTTAGCTACTGCAACTTTAACTAAGGACTTAGTTACAGAGATGATTAAGATGCAAAGAGAGATTTATGAACTTAAAAAAGCTGGTGATTGCTAA
- a CDS encoding PTS transporter subunit EIIC — MDADMRVAGEAMQFIYTRSFWSFFMVIGSSGATLAFLLLRSRSKQLSSIGKVAIIPSLFNINEPVICGAPLVLNPIIFIPFVFTTPILGVIAYFATKWGWVGKAFVNSPWTTPAPIGAFITTLRL, encoded by the coding sequence ATGGATGCAGATATGCGTGTAGCTGGTGAAGCGATGCAATTTATTTATACAAGATCGTTCTGGAGCTTCTTTATGGTTATTGGTAGTTCAGGTGCAACATTAGCTTTCTTATTACTAAGAAGTCGTTCTAAGCAGTTAAGTAGTATTGGAAAGGTAGCTATAATACCAAGTTTATTCAATATTAATGAGCCAGTTATCTGTGGTGCACCACTTGTATTGAATCCAATTATATTTATTCCATTTGTATTTACAACTCCTATACTTGGAGTAATAGCTTATTTTGCAACTAAATGGGGTTGGGTAGGAAAAGCCTTTGTTAACTCACCTTGGACTACTCCAGCACCAATTGGAGCTTTTATTACTACCTTAAGATTATAA
- a CDS encoding PTS transporter subunit EIIC, producing MAKVGNQRYLGAVRDGLISIIPFTILGSAPLILRYPPVDPTKVGADPGVLIRMLLAWKAWADANGAAIMVPFQMTMVLSGLFAVIGISYNMAKTYKLDPLSGVGMGLMSYLVASAPAANGALPMAYLDVKGLFTAIVVGLLSIEILRFMEERDIKIKMPAGVPPAVMSSL from the coding sequence ATGGCTAAAGTTGGTAATCAAAGATACTTGGGAGCAGTTCGTGATGGATTAATCAGTATTATTCCTTTTACAATCTTAGGTAGTGCCCCTTTAATTTTGAGATATCCACCTGTAGATCCAACTAAGGTAGGAGCAGACCCTGGAGTTCTTATCAGAATGTTATTGGCTTGGAAGGCGTGGGCAGATGCTAATGGTGCTGCGATAATGGTGCCATTCCAAATGACCATGGTTCTATCAGGTTTGTTTGCAGTAATTGGTATCTCCTATAATATGGCTAAAACTTATAAATTAGATCCCTTATCTGGTGTAGGAATGGGATTAATGTCCTATTTGGTAGCTTCAGCTCCAGCGGCAAATGGAGCCTTACCGATGGCTTATCTTGATGTTAAAGGTCTCTTTACTGCGATTGTTGTTGGTTTATTATCAATAGAGATTCTTAGATTTATGGAAGAAAGAGATATTAAGATTAAGATGCCTGCTGGTGTACCACCAGCAGTAATGAGTTCCTTATGA
- a CDS encoding PTS sugar transporter subunit IIB — MKILLTCAAGMSTSLIVEKMKKAAKERCLDAIIKAEPVDKFVDLVTEYDVVLLGPQVRYKLAEFKKIGAEHDIPVEVIDSVAYGMVNGAKVLDQALGLIK; from the coding sequence ATGAAGATTTTATTAACTTGTGCAGCTGGAATGAGTACTAGTTTGATAGTGGAAAAAATGAAAAAAGCAGCAAAGGAGAGATGTTTAGATGCTATTATTAAAGCAGAGCCAGTAGATAAGTTTGTAGATTTAGTAACTGAATATGATGTAGTATTATTAGGACCTCAAGTTAGATATAAGTTAGCGGAATTTAAGAAGATTGGTGCTGAACATGATATTCCAGTAGAGGTGATTGATTCAGTAGCTTATGGGATGGTAAATGGAGCAAAGGTTTTAGATCAAGCTTTAGGACTTATTAAGTAA
- a CDS encoding transposase — protein MACDSKSELPLAFNITPANQADSENALSLVKGTPQFLKENNQIIPKYWAMDSGYDFNGIPECSVSYRIIYWGHYNGCNKFRCPHVLGKVNCPHVSAWCSDSNYGRVVKTRVKDNPRFVSIPHRGSENWQKAYNKRTSIERCFSRLKENLNLENVKVMGAKKVRTHVLLSCIALITSKITIEKINSPTLKLT, from the coding sequence ATGGCTTGTGATTCTAAAAGTGAATTACCTCTAGCTTTTAATATTACTCCAGCTAATCAAGCTGATTCTGAAAATGCATTATCTTTAGTTAAAGGCACACCTCAATTTCTTAAAGAAAATAATCAAATTATTCCTAAATATTGGGCTATGGATTCAGGATATGATTTTAATGGAATCCCAGAATGTAGTGTCAGTTATAGAATAATTTATTGGGGTCATTATAATGGTTGCAATAAATTTAGATGTCCTCATGTTTTGGGTAAAGTTAATTGTCCCCATGTTTCTGCATGGTGTTCAGACTCTAACTATGGAAGAGTTGTTAAAACTAGAGTTAAAGATAATCCACGATTTGTATCCATTCCCCATAGAGGGTCAGAAAACTGGCAAAAGGCATACAACAAAAGAACAAGTATAGAACGATGTTTTTCTAGATTAAAAGAAAACTTAAACCTTGAAAATGTAAAAGTCATGGGTGCTAAAAAAGTGAGAACTCATGTACTTTTAAGTTGTATAGCATTGATAACTTCTAAAATTACTATTGAAAAAATCAACTCTCCAACTTTAAAATTAACTTAA
- a CDS encoding transposase: MYIRQECLFSFEDIMSMQPKNRLELIFENLDLTQISREIKNNFDRGRSDYNPTPIVRALLAQQIEQIPKRKTMIKRLNNDPVFRYVCGFDIIGNIPSEANFSRYYNKLVEGTSLENFYLELLNKALKMNLIDIETVSIDSSALESYERAKPRKQIDINNPNTPDWGSKNDCHGNQLKWYG; this comes from the coding sequence ATGTATATTCGACAAGAGTGTTTATTTTCCTTTGAAGATATAATGAGTATGCAACCAAAGAACAGATTGGAATTAATTTTTGAAAATTTGGATCTTACTCAAATATCTAGAGAAATTAAAAATAATTTTGATAGAGGTCGTAGTGATTACAATCCTACGCCTATAGTTAGAGCTCTTTTAGCTCAGCAAATAGAACAAATACCCAAAAGAAAAACAATGATAAAAAGATTAAATAATGATCCAGTGTTTAGATATGTATGTGGTTTTGATATCATCGGCAATATTCCTAGTGAAGCAAATTTTAGTCGTTATTATAATAAGTTGGTTGAAGGTACATCATTAGAAAACTTTTATTTAGAGTTGCTGAATAAAGCTTTAAAAATGAATCTTATAGATATAGAAACTGTATCTATAGATTCAAGTGCACTAGAATCTTATGAACGAGCAAAACCTAGAAAACAAATTGACATAAATAATCCTAACACCCCTGATTGGGGTTCCAAAAATGATTGTCATGGTAATCAGCTTAAATGGTATGGTTGA
- a CDS encoding MFS transporter, which produces MYLFGYYSNYDVYAKYNYDKFSANVPKNVGGTTSHQGLALFFIAISEMPMLFLSKKFIIKYKYRVILLFSAIFYIIRLTLLSLATSPIMIIGIGMLQALSFAVFLPTIIKLLLIV; this is translated from the coding sequence ATATATTTATTTGGTTATTATAGCAACTATGATGTTTATGCCAAATACAATTATGATAAGTTTTCTGCCAATGTTCCTAAAAATGTAGGGGGGACAACTAGCCATCAGGGGCTTGCTCTGTTCTTTATTGCAATCAGTGAGATGCCTATGTTATTTCTGTCTAAGAAGTTTATTATAAAGTATAAGTATAGAGTTATACTTTTATTTTCAGCTATATTCTATATAATTAGACTTACTCTATTATCTTTGGCAACTTCTCCAATTATGATTATTGGTATTGGAATGTTACAAGCGCTATCCTTTGCGGTATTCTTGCCAACTATAATCAAATTGCTCCTGATAGTTTAA
- a CDS encoding CidA/LrgA family protein: MVILLALLSKGIIKLEMIDDIAKFLLDHLAIFFIQPGISLVNNLDLLKEE; the protein is encoded by the coding sequence ATGGTTATTTTGTTAGCTTTATTGTCTAAAGGAATTATTAAATTGGAGATGATAGATGATATAGCTAAATTTTTGTTAGATCATCTAGCAATATTCTTTATACAACCTGGAATTAGCTTGGTTAATAACCTCGATTTATTGAAGGAGGAATGA
- a CDS encoding 6-phospho-beta-glucosidase: protein MVTERGLKIATIGGGSSYTPEIVEGFIKRYDELPVKDLYLVDIEEGKWKLDIVGALAQRMVEEAGVDMKIHLTLDRREAIKDADFVTTQFRVGLLDARIRDEKIPLRYNCIGQETTGAGGLAKALRTIPVILGICKDIEELAPDAWLINFTNPSGIITETVNKHTNVKAIGLCNVPVLMHMISADILGVDRNDIRMDLVGLNHLVWGRDVIYKGESKIDEVIERTLSGNIETVKNVANIPWGDDLLKSLGMLPCPYHRYYYLTDHMLQEEIEAAKTKGTRGEVVKKVEAELFKLYKDPNLKVKPKQLEQRGGQYYSDAACNLISSIYNDKGDIHYLNVPNNGAVDCLPNDSAIERTCYVDKEGAHPLNVKALPTKVTGLLQAVNAYESLAVEAGVYGDYDSALQALVIHPLVESSIAKPLLDDIIKENIDYLPQFKAVVESGRVK from the coding sequence ATGGTAACGGAAAGAGGATTGAAAATTGCAACAATTGGTGGAGGAAGTAGTTACACTCCGGAGATAGTTGAAGGTTTTATTAAAAGATATGATGAGCTTCCAGTTAAAGACTTATATTTAGTGGATATTGAAGAAGGTAAGTGGAAATTAGATATCGTTGGAGCTCTAGCTCAAAGAATGGTTGAAGAGGCTGGAGTAGATATGAAGATTCACTTAACTTTAGATAGAAGAGAAGCCATTAAAGATGCAGACTTTGTAACAACTCAATTTAGAGTAGGTTTATTAGATGCTAGAATTAGAGATGAGAAGATTCCTTTAAGATATAATTGTATCGGTCAAGAGACAACTGGTGCTGGAGGATTGGCTAAAGCTTTAAGAACAATTCCTGTAATCTTAGGTATCTGTAAAGATATAGAAGAGTTAGCTCCAGATGCATGGTTAATCAACTTTACTAACCCAAGTGGAATCATTACAGAAACTGTTAATAAGCATACTAATGTTAAAGCAATTGGATTATGTAATGTTCCAGTATTAATGCATATGATTAGTGCTGACATTTTAGGTGTAGATAGAAATGATATAAGAATGGATCTAGTAGGATTAAACCACCTTGTCTGGGGGAGAGATGTTATCTATAAAGGTGAAAGTAAGATTGATGAGGTAATTGAAAGGACTCTTAGTGGTAATATAGAGACTGTTAAAAATGTGGCTAATATTCCTTGGGGAGATGACTTACTTAAGTCTTTAGGAATGCTACCATGTCCATACCACAGATATTATTATCTAACTGATCATATGTTACAAGAAGAGATTGAAGCTGCTAAGACTAAAGGAACTCGTGGAGAGGTAGTTAAAAAGGTAGAAGCAGAATTATTTAAATTATATAAAGATCCAAATCTAAAAGTTAAACCAAAACAGCTAGAACAACGTGGAGGTCAATATTATTCCGATGCTGCTTGTAATTTAATCAGCTCTATCTATAATGATAAAGGTGATATTCATTATCTTAATGTTCCAAATAATGGAGCAGTAGATTGTCTACCGAATGACTCAGCAATCGAGAGAACTTGTTATGTAGATAAAGAGGGAGCACATCCATTAAATGTTAAAGCTTTACCTACTAAAGTAACAGGTTTATTACAAGCAGTAAATGCTTATGAATCCTTAGCTGTAGAAGCAGGGGTCTATGGAGATTATGATTCTGCATTACAAGCATTAGTTATTCACCCATTGGTAGAAAGCAGTATTGCTAAGCCATTATTAGATGATATTATTAAAGAGAATATTGATTATCTACCTCAATTTAAAGCTGTAGTTGAATCTGGTAGAGTAAAATAA
- a CDS encoding GntR family transcriptional regulator, protein MKLDEHSPIPLYYQLENIIREKVEKGDYAVEEQIPSERELSDIFKLSRMTVRRALNELVEEGILYRKRGQGTFVARKKIESVPELMGFNEHIKARGMKPENKVIEQRVIPCSKLIAEKLEIEEGTKVIFTNRLRLADGEPLAIEKSYIPYEMCPVVLEVDLSEGSIYECLKQSGYKPTEAIDEVEATLSDEDLSQILNIEVGQPVLKRERKTFSSKKVVEFSFNFYRGDRYTIINKKKSL, encoded by the coding sequence ATGAAGTTAGATGAACATAGCCCAATTCCTTTATATTATCAGTTAGAGAATATAATCAGGGAGAAGGTAGAAAAAGGAGATTATGCTGTTGAAGAACAAATACCTTCTGAAAGAGAATTGAGTGATATCTTTAAACTAAGTAGGATGACAGTAAGAAGAGCTCTTAATGAACTGGTAGAAGAAGGTATCCTGTATCGTAAACGAGGACAGGGAACATTTGTTGCCAGAAAGAAGATAGAGTCAGTTCCAGAGTTAATGGGGTTTAATGAGCATATTAAAGCAAGGGGAATGAAACCAGAGAATAAGGTCATAGAACAAAGAGTAATACCTTGTAGTAAGTTAATAGCTGAAAAGTTAGAGATTGAAGAAGGAACTAAAGTGATTTTTACCAATAGACTACGTTTAGCAGATGGGGAACCGTTAGCTATAGAGAAGTCTTATATTCCATATGAAATGTGTCCTGTAGTACTTGAAGTAGATCTATCAGAAGGTTCTATTTATGAGTGCTTAAAGCAATCAGGTTACAAACCCACTGAAGCAATAGATGAGGTTGAAGCCACATTGTCTGATGAGGATTTAAGTCAAATTCTGAATATAGAAGTGGGTCAACCTGTTTTGAAACGTGAAAGAAAGACCTTTTCTTCTAAAAAAGTGGTAGAGTTTAGTTTTAATTTCTATCGTGGAGATAGATATACAATAATTAATAAGAAAAAGTCTTTGTAA
- the pgl gene encoding 6-phosphogluconolactonase, with protein sequence MERIVGIRKELEEQVAKRMVKGIENLLQENDYLVLGIVGGSSVAGIFSYLKEYSIDWNKVHIFMADERLVPLDSDESNYKLAKEAFLDELIGTGKLPKKNLHPFVYDPNQKDYGLNSYIKDLNQYGGKMDIILLSAGEDGHTASLFPNHPSIEDESEAYILVDNSPKPPVKRISASKNLLLKAKESFLLFFGEQKFDAYRRFSDEDISIKECPSKLVKSIDKSYIFTDIEE encoded by the coding sequence ATGGAAAGAATAGTTGGTATCAGAAAAGAGTTAGAAGAACAGGTAGCTAAAAGAATGGTTAAAGGTATTGAAAATTTGCTTCAAGAAAATGATTATCTGGTGTTGGGTATTGTAGGTGGTAGCTCAGTTGCTGGGATATTCTCTTACCTGAAGGAATATTCTATTGACTGGAATAAGGTACATATCTTTATGGCTGATGAACGCCTTGTACCATTAGATAGTGATGAAAGTAATTATAAGCTTGCCAAAGAAGCTTTTTTAGATGAATTGATTGGAACTGGGAAGTTACCAAAGAAAAATTTACACCCCTTTGTTTATGACCCTAACCAGAAAGATTATGGCTTAAATAGTTATATAAAAGATTTGAATCAGTATGGTGGAAAGATGGATATAATACTATTGAGTGCAGGAGAAGATGGGCATACAGCTTCACTATTTCCTAATCATCCATCTATTGAGGATGAGTCTGAAGCATATATCTTAGTAGATAATTCTCCTAAACCTCCTGTTAAAAGGATAAGTGCATCTAAAAATCTACTTCTAAAAGCTAAAGAATCTTTTCTTCTCTTCTTTGGAGAGCAGAAGTTTGATGCTTATAGGAGATTTTCTGATGAAGATATTTCTATTAAAGAGTGTCCATCAAAGCTTGTAAAATCTATAGATAAATCCTATATTTTCACAGATATAGAAGAGTAA